A single genomic interval of Saccharospirillum mangrovi harbors:
- a CDS encoding C4-dicarboxylate TRAP transporter substrate-binding protein, whose amino-acid sequence MKPSHNRITRRLAGVTLGLTASALAALPLAAQAEETIRLTVGSSHPTTIPWVGMIPGVFIPEVNRILAEDGRYKIAWTEAYAGQLYGANATLTSVRDGIADIGWVFSYLEGSRMPLSQISAYTPFTTGDPELMLDVMNDLVRSEPALANEWEGNGVVFLGATASDTYDLYTNFPVDSLDDFNGRRISAPGVLGVWLNPVEATPVDGTLASYYTDIQTGVSEGVVSLATGILPARVYEVAPYITKVNMGVVFSGGIGINQDRYNSLPEVVQDALMQAGSLYSTAHGQDLAKRYQSAIEEMLLIGARQNPPVQVFELSDAQRQAWIDAMPDLADQWVERNEARGLPAKELLSTYMNAMRERGFEPERAWDR is encoded by the coding sequence ATGAAACCCTCACACAACCGCATTACCCGCCGGCTCGCCGGCGTCACCTTGGGATTGACCGCAAGCGCTCTGGCGGCACTGCCGTTGGCGGCTCAGGCAGAAGAAACCATTCGCCTGACCGTCGGCTCCAGCCACCCGACCACCATTCCCTGGGTCGGTATGATTCCGGGCGTGTTCATTCCCGAAGTGAACCGCATTCTGGCCGAAGACGGCCGTTACAAAATCGCCTGGACGGAGGCTTACGCCGGCCAGTTGTATGGCGCCAACGCGACCTTGACTTCAGTGCGCGACGGCATCGCCGACATCGGCTGGGTGTTCAGCTATCTGGAAGGTTCGCGCATGCCGCTGAGCCAGATCAGCGCTTATACGCCATTCACCACCGGCGATCCGGAACTGATGCTCGATGTGATGAACGATCTGGTGCGCTCGGAGCCTGCGCTTGCCAATGAATGGGAAGGCAACGGCGTGGTGTTTCTCGGCGCTACGGCGTCCGACACCTACGATCTGTACACCAACTTCCCGGTCGACAGCCTCGACGACTTCAACGGCCGGCGCATTTCCGCACCGGGCGTGCTCGGCGTCTGGCTGAACCCGGTTGAAGCGACACCGGTCGATGGCACGCTGGCGAGTTATTACACCGACATCCAGACCGGCGTCTCCGAAGGCGTGGTCAGCCTCGCCACCGGCATTCTGCCGGCGCGGGTGTACGAGGTTGCGCCTTACATCACCAAGGTGAATATGGGCGTAGTCTTCTCTGGCGGTATCGGCATCAACCAGGACCGTTACAACAGCCTGCCGGAGGTTGTACAGGACGCGCTGATGCAAGCTGGCTCGCTCTATTCCACCGCACACGGCCAGGACTTGGCGAAGCGTTACCAAAGCGCCATCGAAGAAATGCTGCTGATCGGCGCCCGCCAAAACCCGCCTGTGCAGGTGTTTGAACTGAGCGACGCCCAGCGCCAGGCGTGGATCGACGCCATGCCCGATCTCGCCGACCAGTGGGTCGAACGCAACGAAGCGCGCGGTCTGCCTGCCAAAGAACTGCTCAGCACCTACATGAACGCCATGCGTGAGCGCGGCTTCGAACCGGAACGCGCCTGGGATCGTTGA
- a CDS encoding dioxygenase, with the protein MFDLPAKEDIFCHGIPTTPDDITECVLRAMGRTENPRLRQILEALVRHLHAFGREVKLNEEEFMMAINAVTALGHLTKDRHNETMVMSDALGFSTLVMILNQNREPEQMSPALLGPFYSRKDPEYPNGSNINRAEPKPTDIPLFVSGTVQSRDGTPLANALVEVWHASPEGLYENQDPNQPYLNLRGKFRTDADGHFNFRTIRPASYPIPTHGIVGDMLAAQNRHPFRAAHLHFTVSAPDHQTLVTQIFPADDLFIESDCVFGVTSADLAVDFPIHNDGNAPADDVKGQYSTLSLTIDLSPGESRLPQSPID; encoded by the coding sequence ATGTTCGATTTACCCGCGAAGGAAGACATTTTCTGTCACGGCATTCCGACCACGCCGGACGACATCACCGAGTGCGTGCTGCGCGCCATGGGCCGCACCGAAAACCCGCGCCTGCGCCAGATTCTTGAAGCGCTGGTGCGTCATCTGCACGCCTTTGGCCGCGAGGTCAAACTGAACGAAGAAGAGTTCATGATGGCGATTAACGCCGTTACTGCGCTCGGCCATCTGACCAAAGATCGTCACAACGAAACCATGGTGATGTCCGATGCGCTCGGCTTTTCCACGCTGGTGATGATCCTCAACCAGAACCGCGAACCGGAGCAGATGTCGCCCGCCCTGCTCGGCCCGTTCTACAGCCGCAAAGACCCGGAATACCCGAACGGCAGCAACATCAACCGCGCCGAACCCAAGCCGACCGACATTCCGCTGTTCGTTTCCGGCACGGTGCAAAGCCGCGACGGCACACCGCTGGCAAATGCGCTGGTGGAAGTCTGGCACGCCTCGCCCGAAGGCCTGTACGAAAACCAGGATCCGAATCAGCCGTATCTGAACCTGCGCGGTAAGTTCCGCACCGACGCCGACGGCCATTTCAATTTCCGCACCATCCGGCCGGCGAGTTACCCGATTCCGACGCACGGCATTGTCGGCGACATGCTGGCGGCGCAGAACCGCCACCCGTTCCGCGCGGCGCATCTGCATTTCACCGTCTCGGCACCCGATCACCAGACGCTGGTGACGCAGATTTTTCCGGCCGATGACCTGTTTATCGAATCCGACTGTGTGTTCGGCGTAACCAGCGCCGACCTCGCCGTCGATTTTCCGATTCATAACGATGGCAACGCCCCGGCTGACGACGTGAAAGGCCAGTACAGCACTCTGTCGTTGACCATCGATCTGTCTCCGGGCGAATCGCGCTTACCGCAATCGCCCATCGACTGA
- a CDS encoding CaiB/BaiF CoA transferase family protein: MSKVLDGITVIEQGTFITGPAAGMLLADLGANVIKVERPGSGDPFRAFKGGLYSPHYQTYNRNKRSIALDTKEDADRAIFDDLIRSADVYIQNFRPGAADRLGAGEARLRELNPRLIYCAISGFGQDGPAAQRPSYDTVAQAASGFLNLLINPENPRVVGPAMADALSGFYAAYGILGALFERSRTGVGRSVEVSMLEAMCHFNLDAFTHYFSEGEIMGPYSRPQVSQSYVMQCRDGVWIALHMSSPEKFWQGLARAIEFPELLDDARFNTREGRIQHQEALIEVLQGLFRNQTRAEWCRRLLAEDVPHSPMYDASEALEDPQAKHLQLTVETAHPNGGIFRSVRSPISYDGMRPMTITAPPLLDQNRAEILAELNRHSDSNHD, translated from the coding sequence ATGAGTAAGGTTTTGGACGGCATCACCGTCATCGAACAGGGCACCTTTATTACCGGACCGGCAGCGGGCATGTTGCTGGCCGATCTGGGCGCCAACGTCATTAAGGTGGAACGACCCGGCAGCGGCGATCCGTTTCGCGCCTTCAAAGGCGGCCTGTACAGCCCGCATTACCAGACTTACAACCGCAACAAACGCTCCATCGCGCTGGACACCAAAGAAGACGCCGACCGCGCCATCTTTGACGATTTGATTCGCAGCGCCGATGTCTACATCCAGAATTTCCGCCCCGGCGCGGCTGACCGCCTCGGTGCCGGCGAAGCTCGCCTGCGCGAACTGAACCCACGGCTGATTTACTGCGCCATCAGCGGTTTTGGTCAGGATGGCCCGGCCGCGCAACGGCCGAGTTACGACACCGTTGCCCAGGCCGCAAGCGGCTTTTTGAATTTGCTGATCAACCCGGAAAACCCGCGTGTGGTCGGCCCGGCGATGGCCGATGCGTTGTCTGGTTTTTACGCCGCTTATGGCATTCTCGGCGCGCTGTTCGAGCGCAGCCGCACCGGCGTCGGCCGCAGCGTTGAGGTATCGATGCTCGAAGCCATGTGTCATTTCAATCTCGACGCCTTCACGCATTATTTTTCCGAAGGCGAAATCATGGGGCCGTACAGCCGGCCGCAGGTATCGCAGTCGTATGTCATGCAATGCCGCGATGGGGTGTGGATTGCGTTGCACATGTCGTCGCCGGAAAAATTCTGGCAGGGCCTGGCGCGTGCCATCGAATTTCCCGAACTGCTGGACGACGCACGCTTCAACACCCGCGAAGGCCGCATCCAGCATCAGGAAGCCTTGATCGAGGTGTTGCAGGGCTTGTTTCGCAACCAGACGCGCGCCGAATGGTGCCGTCGTTTGCTGGCCGAAGACGTACCGCATTCGCCGATGTACGACGCCAGCGAAGCATTGGAAGATCCGCAGGCCAAACACCTGCAATTAACGGTCGAGACGGCGCATCCGAATGGCGGTATTTTCCGCTCGGTACGCTCTCCGATCAGCTACGACGGCATGCGCCCGATGACCATTACGGCGCCGCCATTACTCGACCAGAACCGCGCCGAGATACTGGCCGAATTAAACCGGCATTCCGATTCGAATCACGACTGA
- a CDS encoding citryl-CoA lyase yields MKIGRETTPRSAICTSNADRIIVRGADLCDDLIGHTSFSDYFHLLLTGRAPTAAARAVLDATLVAIAEHGLVPSVQASRMTFAAAPDALQGAVAAGILGCGPVILGASENAGRLFKDIEQRQQNGADLRQAATEAVQALRAERQPIPGYGHPQHKERDPRVEALFRVGRDAGADTRFIDIAEAVEAVLPDILGKDLKLNVSAAIPAVLLGVDFPVRALRGVPILARTASLIAHLNEEAEHPAGFALSYQATQAFEYTGTVPADFKR; encoded by the coding sequence ATGAAAATCGGACGCGAAACCACGCCGCGCAGTGCCATCTGTACCTCCAACGCCGACCGCATCATCGTGCGCGGCGCCGATCTGTGCGACGACCTGATCGGCCACACCAGCTTCTCCGATTACTTCCATCTGCTGCTTACCGGCCGCGCGCCCACTGCTGCTGCCCGCGCCGTGTTGGACGCCACCCTGGTTGCCATTGCCGAGCACGGTTTAGTGCCTTCGGTGCAAGCCAGCCGCATGACCTTTGCCGCCGCGCCCGATGCGCTGCAAGGCGCCGTCGCCGCCGGCATTCTCGGCTGCGGCCCGGTAATTCTGGGCGCTTCGGAAAACGCCGGTCGCCTGTTCAAAGACATCGAACAGCGCCAGCAAAACGGTGCCGATTTACGCCAGGCCGCCACTGAGGCCGTACAAGCACTGCGCGCCGAGCGCCAACCGATTCCCGGCTACGGCCACCCGCAACATAAAGAACGCGACCCGCGCGTTGAGGCGCTGTTCCGCGTCGGCCGCGACGCCGGTGCCGACACCCGCTTTATCGACATCGCCGAAGCCGTCGAAGCAGTACTGCCCGACATTCTCGGCAAAGACCTCAAGCTGAACGTGTCGGCCGCTATTCCGGCGGTGTTGCTCGGTGTCGACTTCCCGGTGCGGGCACTGCGCGGCGTGCCGATTCTGGCGCGCACCGCCAGCCTGATCGCGCATCTGAACGAAGAAGCCGAACACCCTGCGGGCTTTGCGCTGTCGTACCAGGCGACTCAGGCCTTTGAATACACCGGCACTGTGCCGGCCGATTTTAAGCGTTGA
- a CDS encoding LysR substrate-binding domain-containing protein, which translates to MELRHLRYCLALAEVQNFTRAAQRVHVTQSTLSHQIRQLEDELGVDLFHRHGKSVTITESGRAFVDQIQPIIEAVDAAVAGLKSVPDELTGELRIAATHSFNVQLIPQCLAEFMARFPRVKVVVEELSGEGIAAGLENGTLDVGVAYRPAVPRGLWFEPLFNEELKLIVAPNHALAGRKRVRMVELNGLPMALLTPNFSTRQLLDECFMAAGAKPQVVAEMNAISPMVELVRRTGLASIVSDKALAGELGLVAVALENPTPVRTPGLLWNKATMNRDATRQMAAIIRRLVETKTA; encoded by the coding sequence GTGGAATTGCGACATCTGCGTTATTGTCTGGCGTTGGCCGAGGTGCAGAATTTCACCCGGGCGGCGCAACGGGTGCACGTTACACAATCGACGTTATCGCACCAGATTCGGCAGCTCGAAGACGAACTGGGCGTCGATCTGTTTCACCGCCACGGCAAGAGCGTCACCATCACCGAATCCGGCCGCGCGTTTGTTGATCAGATTCAGCCGATCATCGAAGCGGTCGATGCCGCCGTGGCCGGCCTGAAAAGCGTGCCGGACGAGTTAACCGGCGAACTGCGCATCGCCGCCACGCACAGCTTCAATGTGCAGTTGATTCCGCAATGCCTGGCCGAATTCATGGCGCGCTTTCCGCGCGTCAAAGTGGTGGTGGAAGAATTATCGGGCGAGGGCATCGCCGCCGGTCTGGAAAACGGCACGCTGGATGTTGGCGTCGCCTACCGGCCAGCGGTGCCGCGTGGGCTGTGGTTCGAGCCGTTGTTCAACGAAGAATTGAAACTGATCGTCGCGCCGAATCATGCGCTGGCCGGACGCAAACGGGTGCGCATGGTCGAATTGAATGGCTTGCCAATGGCGTTGCTGACGCCGAATTTTTCCACCCGCCAATTGCTCGACGAATGCTTTATGGCCGCCGGTGCCAAGCCGCAGGTGGTTGCAGAAATGAACGCCATTTCACCGATGGTGGAACTGGTGCGCCGTACCGGCTTGGCGAGCATCGTGTCCGATAAAGCGCTGGCGGGTGAGTTGGGTTTGGTGGCGGTGGCGCTGGAAAACCCGACACCGGTGCGCACGCCGGGTTTGTTGTGGAATAAGGCAACAATGAACCGCGATGCAACGCGTCAGATGGCGGCCATCATCCGCCGCTTGGTGGAAACCAAAACTGCTTGA
- a CDS encoding EAL domain-containing protein — protein MIDINATLQPLILLVDDEPENLNVLADTLKFDYRVAVVTSGEQALRYLENESRPSLILLDIVMPGMDGYELCRLLKNSIQWRDIPVVFITAKTDAESEEAGFQMGAVDYIHKPFNRSIVLSRIRSHLSIHGMMGRLMERASQLEERIGNFDLGYGTTLIPDPDAHLADLLLQTVFTQAMEAVVVTDALGTIEAINPAYSRITGLHDEDVLHKGPEYLRQHYKRMEFDHHIWTSLKQEGHWRGEIMNRRKDGSSYPELRAISSIRGPDNTVKYYVSVFSDITTVKETEFTIDFLTWYDPLTKLPNRAFFLDRLDATLKTCRRNNRLAAILFLDINQFKQINDSLGIQVGDQVLVEFANKLQDLASHFDFLARMDSDEFAFLLPAMRVDDDPERLNHAISQLVETILWHTGAPLPLDEHSIDINTTIGVTLLPHSEKESAFDALRNAKTAHHRAKEIDHAQVVFFETPMGEAVLESFHLGQALKTAIDNNEMRVYLQSQVDQQGQIVGAEALVRWQHPERGLVPPDQFLPLAEQLGLMPDIDRCVILQALAVVSSLKLSDDQPFHLAVNVTPNHFSRGDFVEFIGKALEDSGVSGQHLVIEMTESVMIQDRDEVVNKILRLNGLGVEVSIDDFGTGYSSLSYLQTLPISELKIDRSFCADISPNSAGAVIVDLIYMLAKKLGLRTVIEGVENEEQIEQLARYPEVNFQGYYFARPIPSDEWLAQQSE, from the coding sequence ATGATAGACATCAACGCTACCTTGCAACCGCTCATTCTTTTGGTCGATGACGAACCGGAAAACCTCAACGTTCTGGCCGATACGTTGAAGTTTGATTACCGCGTTGCCGTCGTCACCAGCGGTGAACAGGCGTTGCGCTATCTGGAAAATGAATCGCGCCCGAGTCTGATTCTGCTCGACATTGTGATGCCCGGCATGGACGGCTACGAGCTGTGTCGGTTGCTGAAAAACAGCATCCAATGGCGCGATATTCCGGTGGTGTTTATCACCGCCAAAACCGATGCTGAATCGGAAGAAGCCGGCTTCCAGATGGGCGCGGTGGATTACATTCACAAACCCTTTAACCGCTCCATCGTGCTGTCGCGCATTCGTTCGCATCTGTCGATTCACGGCATGATGGGCCGGTTGATGGAACGGGCGTCGCAACTGGAAGAACGCATCGGCAATTTCGATCTCGGTTATGGCACCACCCTGATACCCGACCCCGACGCCCACCTGGCCGATTTGCTGTTGCAGACGGTGTTCACCCAAGCCATGGAAGCGGTGGTGGTGACCGACGCGCTCGGCACCATCGAAGCCATTAACCCGGCCTACAGCCGCATCACCGGTTTGCACGACGAAGACGTTTTGCACAAAGGCCCGGAATACCTGCGCCAGCATTACAAGCGCATGGAATTCGATCACCACATCTGGACGTCGCTGAAACAGGAAGGCCATTGGCGCGGCGAAATTATGAACCGTCGCAAAGACGGTTCCAGTTACCCGGAGCTGCGCGCCATCAGCAGCATTCGCGGGCCAGACAACACAGTGAAATATTACGTCTCGGTGTTCAGCGACATCACCACCGTGAAGGAAACCGAATTCACCATCGATTTTCTGACCTGGTACGACCCGTTAACCAAACTGCCCAACCGCGCTTTTTTTCTCGACCGTTTGGACGCCACGCTGAAAACCTGCCGGCGCAACAACCGCCTCGCGGCGATTCTGTTTCTGGACATCAACCAGTTCAAACAGATCAACGATTCGCTGGGCATTCAGGTGGGCGATCAGGTGCTGGTCGAGTTCGCCAACAAGTTGCAGGATCTGGCGTCACACTTTGATTTTTTAGCGCGCATGGACAGCGACGAATTTGCCTTTTTGCTGCCGGCGATGCGCGTCGATGACGACCCTGAACGCTTGAACCACGCCATCTCCCAACTGGTGGAAACCATTTTGTGGCACACCGGCGCGCCGTTGCCGCTGGATGAACACAGCATCGACATCAACACCACCATCGGCGTCACCTTGCTGCCGCATTCGGAAAAAGAATCCGCATTCGATGCGCTGCGCAATGCCAAAACCGCGCATCACCGCGCCAAGGAAATCGATCACGCTCAGGTGGTGTTTTTTGAAACGCCGATGGGCGAAGCGGTGCTGGAAAGTTTCCATCTCGGCCAGGCGCTGAAAACCGCCATCGACAACAACGAAATGCGCGTTTATTTGCAATCGCAGGTCGATCAGCAAGGCCAGATTGTCGGCGCTGAGGCGCTGGTGCGTTGGCAACACCCGGAACGTGGCCTGGTGCCGCCAGACCAATTTCTGCCACTGGCCGAGCAACTGGGGTTGATGCCCGACATTGATCGCTGCGTCATTCTGCAAGCCCTTGCTGTGGTGTCGTCGCTCAAGCTCTCTGACGATCAGCCGTTCCACCTGGCGGTCAACGTAACGCCGAACCATTTCTCGCGCGGCGATTTTGTCGAATTCATCGGCAAGGCGTTGGAAGATTCCGGCGTTTCCGGCCAGCATCTGGTGATTGAAATGACCGAGAGCGTGATGATTCAGGACCGCGACGAAGTGGTGAACAAAATTCTGCGGCTCAACGGCCTGGGCGTGGAAGTGTCCATCGACGACTTCGGCACCGGCTATTCCAGCCTGAGTTATTTGCAGACGCTGCCGATTTCCGAATTGAAAATCGACCGCTCCTTCTGCGCCGATATTTCACCCAATTCCGCCGGCGCGGTGATTGTGGATCTGATCTACATGCTGGCTAAAAAACTTGGCCTGCGCACGGTAATTGAAGGTGTGGAAAACGAAGAACAAATTGAACAACTGGCGCGTTATCCGGAAGTGAACTTCCAGGGCTATTATTTTGCCCGGCCCATTCCCAGCGACGAATGGCTGGCGCAGCAGTCCGAGTGA
- a CDS encoding GGDEF domain-containing protein, producing the protein MHKQSTVDTRILIVEDDPLIIHSALPVLRERGDTMIATSGEQALELIAERPNLVLLDLNLPDMHGLELIKRLRHQLRSHDIPLMVMTATQDNDMEVRCLEAGASDFLRKPLSIPVLDARVKVHLEVQQKTQLLVNLASLDPLTGLANRRTFDAVFDRYWSLHYRQNSPLSLIFTDLDHFKKINDNYGHDGGDQCLVHMAQVLTSIAKRPSDLVCRYGGEEFLVLYPNTDEKTALTLVQKGMAMLQQSPVQYNDERIAMTASWGLACAIPEQSDSSQELIQRADRLLYRAKAEGRNRVISEGVEP; encoded by the coding sequence ATGCATAAACAGTCGACGGTCGATACCCGTATTCTGATCGTCGAAGACGACCCGCTGATCATCCATTCCGCACTGCCGGTACTGCGCGAACGCGGCGACACCATGATTGCCACTTCCGGCGAACAGGCGCTGGAGTTGATCGCCGAGCGGCCCAATCTGGTGTTGCTCGATTTGAATTTGCCCGACATGCACGGCCTGGAACTGATCAAACGACTGCGCCATCAATTGCGCTCGCACGACATCCCCTTGATGGTGATGACGGCCACTCAGGACAACGACATGGAAGTGCGTTGCCTCGAAGCCGGTGCCAGCGATTTTCTGCGCAAACCGCTGTCCATTCCGGTGCTGGACGCGCGCGTAAAAGTGCATTTGGAGGTGCAGCAAAAAACGCAGTTACTGGTCAACCTCGCCAGCCTCGATCCGCTGACCGGCCTCGCTAACCGGCGCACGTTCGATGCGGTTTTCGATCGTTACTGGTCGCTGCATTATCGGCAGAATTCACCCTTATCGTTGATCTTCACCGATCTGGATCACTTCAAAAAAATTAACGACAACTACGGCCACGACGGCGGCGACCAATGCCTGGTGCACATGGCGCAGGTGTTAACGTCCATCGCCAAACGCCCGTCCGACTTGGTGTGCCGGTACGGCGGCGAAGAATTTCTGGTGTTGTACCCCAACACCGACGAGAAAACCGCCCTGACGCTGGTGCAAAAAGGCATGGCGATGTTGCAGCAGTCGCCGGTTCAATATAACGACGAACGCATCGCCATGACCGCCAGCTGGGGTTTGGCCTGCGCCATTCCGGAACAGTCGGATTCCAGCCAGGAATTGATTCAGCGGGCGGATCGTTTGTTGTATCGCGCCAAAGCCGAGGGCCGCAATCGAGTAATCAGCGAAGGAGTCGAGCCATGA